A genomic segment from Prosthecobacter fusiformis encodes:
- a CDS encoding efflux RND transporter periplasmic adaptor subunit, whose translation MRFLIKAIRFILPVIVLGGCVLVAWWLLSHPPEQKKMEMPPTLVRVEGTVLNKTSYDLRVRSQGTVQPRTTSTLLPEVSGKIIEISPSFRPGGFFGQGDVLMRLDPLDYETAIVISKAALAQAEVMLAEEKARADQAVENWRAMGRTGTPSALVTRTPQLAKAEADVASTKAQVIKAERDLERTTVRAPYACQVLEQAVDIGQFVGQGTILGRIFAVDYVEIRLPLPERESQFLKLPQSFSDQSTASVDGATVYLKSVIAGKPVAWEGKIVRVEGSLDAETRQSTAVAQVTDPYARRADGSPPLTIGAFVEAEIAGEPLQDVYIIPRNAVRAGNEIILIDQPQNTLRRMTVEPMVSNEDHIVVSASAAKAPKPGDILCLTPIPFPADGARVVPTIDGKNPPGGEKKAKPEPKPKLTQAKPTAT comes from the coding sequence ATGCGGTTCCTCATCAAAGCCATTCGCTTCATTCTTCCTGTCATCGTGCTGGGAGGCTGCGTCCTCGTGGCGTGGTGGTTGCTGTCCCATCCGCCCGAACAGAAAAAGATGGAGATGCCCCCCACGCTCGTCCGCGTGGAGGGCACCGTGTTAAACAAGACCAGCTATGATCTGCGCGTGCGCTCCCAGGGCACCGTGCAGCCACGCACCACCAGCACCCTGCTGCCAGAGGTAAGCGGAAAGATCATAGAAATCAGCCCGTCCTTCCGCCCCGGTGGATTCTTCGGCCAGGGAGATGTCCTCATGCGTCTGGATCCGCTGGATTACGAAACCGCCATCGTCATCAGCAAAGCCGCGCTGGCCCAGGCGGAAGTCATGCTGGCGGAGGAAAAAGCCCGGGCGGATCAGGCCGTGGAAAACTGGCGTGCCATGGGCCGCACCGGCACCCCGTCCGCCCTCGTCACCCGCACTCCCCAACTGGCAAAAGCCGAGGCCGATGTCGCCTCCACCAAGGCACAAGTCATCAAGGCAGAGCGTGACCTGGAGCGTACCACCGTTCGCGCTCCTTATGCCTGCCAGGTGCTGGAGCAGGCCGTGGACATCGGCCAGTTCGTCGGGCAGGGGACCATCCTCGGTCGCATCTTTGCCGTGGATTATGTGGAGATTCGCCTTCCCCTGCCGGAGCGTGAGAGCCAGTTCCTAAAGCTCCCCCAATCCTTCAGCGACCAAAGCACCGCCTCCGTGGATGGAGCCACCGTGTATCTGAAATCCGTCATCGCAGGCAAGCCCGTCGCCTGGGAGGGAAAAATCGTGCGTGTGGAAGGCTCCCTGGATGCGGAGACCCGCCAGTCCACCGCCGTCGCCCAGGTCACCGATCCGTACGCCCGGCGTGCCGATGGATCTCCGCCGCTCACCATCGGCGCTTTTGTCGAAGCTGAAATCGCCGGTGAACCTCTTCAGGACGTCTACATCATTCCCCGCAATGCCGTCCGTGCAGGCAATGAGATCATCCTCATCGACCAGCCGCAGAATACCCTCCGCCGCATGACCGTGGAGCCCATGGTCAGCAACGAAGATCACATCGTCGTCTCCGCCAGTGCCGCCAAGGCCCCAAAGCCCGGTGATATCCTCTGCCTCACCCCCATTCCTTTCCCCGCTGACGGTGCCCGCGTCGTCCCCACCATTGATGGGAAAAACCCACCGGGCGGCGAAAAAAAGGCCAAACCCGAGCCGAAACCCAAGCTCACCCAGGCCAAACCCACAGCCACCTAA
- a CDS encoding cupin domain-containing protein, whose translation MKFNRSFAVLLVPLCLAFGLFALAQDSDDRARPAIMGSTIFDWTLLPVKVSEKGESRRVLRAPTATLDELECHVTTLNPGQEAHPPHQHPDEELIIVKEGTVESLVNGELKIVGPGSVIFQAANQMHSIRNAGDTPATYHVIKWNSPGMLSLKKAAKKMQK comes from the coding sequence ATGAAATTCAACCGCTCCTTTGCCGTCCTTCTGGTCCCTTTGTGCCTCGCCTTTGGTTTGTTCGCCCTGGCGCAGGACAGTGATGACCGTGCCCGTCCCGCCATCATGGGGTCCACCATTTTCGATTGGACCCTGCTGCCTGTCAAAGTCAGTGAAAAGGGCGAGTCCCGCCGTGTGCTTCGCGCACCCACGGCCACGCTGGATGAACTGGAGTGCCACGTCACCACCCTGAATCCCGGCCAGGAGGCCCATCCTCCTCATCAGCATCCGGATGAGGAACTGATCATCGTCAAGGAAGGGACGGTGGAATCCCTGGTCAATGGCGAGCTCAAAATCGTCGGCCCGGGGTCCGTCATTTTTCAGGCGGCTAACCAAATGCATAGCATCCGCAATGCCGGGGATACGCCCGCCACGTATCACGTCATCAAGTGGAATTCCCCGGGCATGCTGTCGCTGAAAAAGGCAGCGAAAAAAATGCAGAAGTGA
- a CDS encoding PA2169 family four-helix-bundle protein: MSTISTLNNLIETLKDGQEGFRAASEDVESSDLKTLFSKYSLQRSRFAGELQEVVISLGDHDPADSGSVSGAVHRGWLNLKAALMSKDEHAVLAECERGEDVAVAAYSKVLEDTDLPANVRSIVQKQAAEVKSAHDNVRNLRDTLAAAKR, encoded by the coding sequence ATGAGCACTATCTCTACCCTCAATAACTTGATCGAAACTCTGAAAGATGGCCAGGAAGGCTTCCGCGCCGCATCGGAGGATGTGGAATCCTCTGACCTGAAAACCCTCTTCAGCAAATACTCGCTTCAGCGCAGCCGCTTCGCCGGTGAGCTCCAGGAAGTGGTCATCTCTCTGGGTGACCATGATCCTGCTGACAGCGGCTCCGTCTCCGGTGCTGTGCATCGCGGTTGGCTCAACCTGAAGGCGGCTCTGATGAGCAAGGATGAACACGCCGTCCTCGCTGAGTGTGAGCGCGGTGAAGACGTCGCCGTGGCGGCCTACAGCAAGGTGTTGGAAGACACCGATCTCCCGGCCAACGTCCGCTCCATCGTCCAGAAACAGGCCGCTGAAGTGAAGTCCGCACATGACAATGTGCGCAACCTTCGCGACACCCTGGCTGCTGCAAAGCGCTAA
- a CDS encoding sigma-70 family RNA polymerase sigma factor: MEEPLPKEITEEMIKEVSGSPATRKTLIERLDNWSDWASWDEFYRTYSGFVFHVARKSGLSDDEAGDVVQETFIGVAKNLQKKKFDTSLGSFKSFLLNQARWRILDQFRRRKKQQSREANLYADETDDRRTAPIDRCADPNGMTLEKLWDKEWQDKVMDIALRRVKALVSPRQYQIFSCYVLKGWSPERVKKELGVNAAQVYLAKHRVGRILKREAAKLAAEEEGE, translated from the coding sequence ATGGAGGAACCGCTCCCAAAAGAAATCACCGAAGAAATGATCAAGGAGGTGTCCGGCTCACCGGCAACCCGCAAGACCTTGATCGAGCGACTGGACAACTGGAGCGACTGGGCCAGTTGGGATGAATTTTACCGTACATATTCCGGGTTCGTTTTCCATGTGGCGCGCAAGTCTGGCCTCAGTGATGATGAGGCTGGTGATGTGGTGCAGGAGACCTTCATCGGCGTGGCCAAGAACCTGCAAAAGAAGAAGTTCGATACCAGCCTGGGTTCCTTTAAATCCTTCCTGCTGAATCAGGCGCGCTGGCGCATCCTGGACCAGTTTCGCCGGCGGAAAAAACAGCAGAGCCGTGAGGCCAATCTGTATGCGGATGAAACCGATGACCGCCGCACCGCCCCCATCGACCGCTGTGCGGACCCGAACGGCATGACCCTGGAAAAACTCTGGGACAAGGAATGGCAGGACAAGGTGATGGACATCGCCCTGCGGCGTGTGAAAGCGCTCGTTTCACCCCGCCAGTACCAAATCTTTTCCTGTTATGTGCTCAAGGGCTGGAGCCCAGAGCGGGTGAAAAAGGAGCTGGGCGTGAATGCGGCTCAAGTCTATCTGGCCAAGCATCGCGTGGGCCGTATCCTCAAACGCGAGGCGGCAAAACTGGCTGCTGAAGAGGAAGGGGAATAA